The Silurus meridionalis isolate SWU-2019-XX chromosome 6, ASM1480568v1, whole genome shotgun sequence genome contains the following window.
ggccttgcacaagggccccaagagttgcagcttggtgataccggtGCTTGAACTTCCGACATTCTGATCTTTAACCCAAATTCTCAGCAGTAAGATAAAAGGAAGACACCCAGGACACCAGGCCGTTGCAGGTAACCATACACGTATACTTTCAATTACACACTAGAGGGCAGTATAGAGATCATGCTTTAGGGAGGAAACTAGAGAATGTGGAGGAAACCCAACCCACATAGACACACAGATGAGCTCCGGATCGAACCCAGAATTGAGttgaattttgtttatttaaaatctatCTTCCATATTGTGCTGTCAGAGGCGGCATATAAAATTtacacagaaaaatatataaataactatttACAACCCCCCATCaccacaaaatataaaacagttgCTGATCATGCAGGTATCGACACagtagatagacagatagatagatagatagatagatagatagacagacagacagaccctactgaataataattttatagtCAGGTGTTTATATGGTGTATTATGTAACATTTTAATGTTGGACTGACTTGAAATGGTCTTAATCATGAAACAAAACAGacctttacaaaaaaacaccagatttatttattttcatctttaTAAACAAATCATCTCcaacaaaatggaaaaatctGTACTGAAACATATGGAATGCAGGCTCAGTCGAACAACGTCAAATAgtattggggtgtgtgtgtgtgtgtgtgtgtgtgtgtgtgtgtgtgtgtgcgcacagaAAACACCGAAAAACACAAATTCAATACTGGAAGCTTCTTTTGGTCTGAATATCATCCAGAATCTGCTGCAGCTCCTCATCCTCAAATCGACCTTCCAAGCTACAggagaacgagagaaagagTCAGAATTCTTCAATAATGAAAGACAACATAGCAATGCAACCCGATTTATTAccatagtttatttatttatatattttataaacttgttcaaatgttgatcacaaatagGGGGGCGTGGAAGCTCCAGCGGTTAtggcgctgggttactgatcggaagcttgggcgctctgaccccagcttctaagcaagtGGAGATATgtgaacaaatttcactgtgctgtaacgtatgtgacaaataaatgctataaatagtaaaaaaaattttttttgaatTTCTTTCTGTAACGAAACTGAACCGAAccttgaattttgtgtaccctaacagacagacagacggctATATACAGACAAGCAGACgaatggacagatggacagaaagCTGTttagacaaatacacacatacatatatatatataaataatatacagataTTATCTTGTTAGTTGCCTTCCAACAAAAACCCAGACATTTTGGTATTTAACCGAATGAAACGTAAttctaatgattttattttgcgccttttttcttattaactAGTTACTACATCACTAATCTACTTATAGATTTTAAAATCAATGAGCactggagggaaaaaaaataacacctgGGGTATAAATAAACCTGGTAATGAGGGCTAAGATAGACAGTCAAattctgacagacagacagacagacaaattcagacagacagacagacaaattcagacagacagacagacaaattcagacagacagatacccATACAGTGATTGACGgctggacagacagacagattcagacagacagagacaaattcagacagagagacagagacaaattcagacagacagacacccaTACAGtaattgacagacagacagacagattcagacagacagagccaaattcagacagagagacagagacaaattcagacagacagagacaaattcaaacagagagacagagacaaattcagacagacagatacccATACAGTAattgatggacagacagacagacttatAGACTATACAAAAATAACACCTGGGGTATAAGTTCACCTGGGAATGAGGGCTTTCGCCTCTTCGGCAGCTTCGGGACAGAGATTGGCCAAACTCGCCAGCTCGAATTTGTGTAGTTTCTTCTGCAAGAGTAAACTGTCGGGACACAAAAGCATGGAAAGTGTTTAAATGAGAAAATCcattagaagaagaaaaaaaagtccaaaacgACACTAATAACAGCACCGATCCGATACCCGTTTGGTATCAGGGTCATTTTCAGAACCGGTGTGTAGGTTAGTAATAAtagtatgtaaataaataaatatacggGTTTAATTCTtacacacttcctgtttgttCAGGGCAGAAAACTAATCTGAAGTAACTGTGAATGTGGACAGACTGAGGATTTACGACACACTggtgtatatgatacagtttcaGGTGGAGGAGTGAAAACACTTCAGATGAATCCGAATCAATCACAAGGTTTCTtttatcaggttttttttaataaacccaCATTCTGGTCATTCAGGATTCAAACTCTTTTTAGCTCATGTTTTTTCTCTTTGGGCACATTAATGCTGTCTAGACTGTACATTCTTTATGTCATTGACAAGTGAGGATCTGTGCACAACACCCTCGTCTTCTTCTGAGGATCGTTCCTACACCTTCTAAGGATCGTTTCTACCCCTTCTGAGGATCGTTCCTACACCTCGTTCCTACACCTTCTGAGGATTGTTCCTACACCTCGTTCCTACACCTTCTGAGGATTGTTCCTACACCTTCTGAGGATTGTTCCTACACCTCGTTCCTACACCTTCTGAGGATCGTTCCTACACCTTCTGAGGATCGTTCCTACACCTTCTGAGGATCGTTCCTACACCTCGTTCCTACACCTTCTGAGGATCGTTCCTACACCTTCTGAGGATCGTTCCTACACTTTCTGAGGATCTTTCCTACACCTTCTGAGGATCGTTTCCACACCTTCTGAGGATCGTTCCTACACCTTCTGAGGATCGTTCCTACACCTCGTTCCTACACCTTCTGAGGATCGTTCCTACACCTTCTGAGGATCGTTCCTACACCTTCTGAGGATCGTTCCTACACCTCGTTTCTACACCTTCTGAAGATCGTTTCTACACCTTCTGAGGATCAGTCCTACACCTTCTGAGGATCGTTTCTACTTCTTCTGAGGATGGTTCCATGTGAATGGGTCCTACACCTCCTAAGAATCATTTCTACTCTTTCTGAGAATGGTTCCTACACATTCTGAGGATGGTTCCATGTGGATGGGTCCTACACCTTCTGGGGATCGTTCCTACACCTTCTGAGGATCATTTCTACTCTTCTGAGGATCATTTCTACATATTCTGAGGATTGTTCCACATGGATGGTTCCTATGCTTCCTAAAGATGGTTTCAAGGGACGGTTTCCACTCCGCCTAAGGATGGTTCCATGTGAAAGGTTCTTACATCTTCTAAAAATGGTTCTACgtagatggttccacatgaattgggcagtcgtaaaaagcatttcactacatgttgcACTCTGTTTGAATGTGTATGCGACAAATAATGGTTCCTACGTCCTTTCCTccgaggatggttccacatagATTGTTCCTGCATCGTCTTAAACAATTCCAAATGGATGGTTCCTGAGCCTTCAAGTCATGTCAAGAAAGGAAGGTTCTGAGGAAGGTTCAATGAGAACATCCATGAAgtcactgaacacctcaacaatgaaggaactgtaatgaatggccATTCaaggtttcccttttgagtctggttcctctcaaggttccttcctcatggGGTTTTTCTTTGGCACTGATTCACTCATTAGAAACGTATTAATCCATATTTTATAActgatttatttctgtgaagctgcttcgGGACGTCTATTATTATTAaccgctctacaaataaaaccgaGTTGAACTGGGAACATTAGAGGTACTGAACGTTGGATCGGAGGGTCATGAGtgtaaatcccagcaccacgtGGGTGTCGGGCCCTCACGGCCCTGAACCCTTCACTACCCGGTGGTATGTCTCTCTGGATAGCGAGTCTACCAAACATCATAAACGTAGATATGATGAACTGGaatcgccacacacacacacacacacacacacacacacacacaatctgcgTTAATCCTCGTACCTGCGAACGCTGGCGATGGTCTCGCGGTTCTTGAAGCGGCTGAAGCGAGCCGTGTAGTTCAGCGTCTTCATGAAGACCTCGGACAGCTCCTG
Protein-coding sequences here:
- the polr2d gene encoding DNA-directed RNA polymerase II subunit RPB4, which codes for MAAAGAVNVGDIEEDASQLSFLKVEFENSETLLNSEVHMLLEHRKQQNESAEDEQELSEVFMKTLNYTARFSRFKNRETIASVRSLLLQKKLHKFELASLANLCPEAAEEAKALIPSLEGRFEDEELQQILDDIQTKRSFQY